A single genomic interval of Calypte anna isolate BGI_N300 chromosome 3, bCalAnn1_v1.p, whole genome shotgun sequence harbors:
- the GPR75 gene encoding probable G-protein coupled receptor 75 yields MNASGRLPAGGQEEPPGASLLPLGRNGSATDPREGTHAVTLAACASLLALVFCLGSYGNLIVLLSFFDPALRKFRTNFDFMILNLSFCDLFICGVAAPMFAFVLFFDSGRGVPGAFCFTFHLTSSGFIIMSLKTVAVIALHRLRMVLGKQPHRAASFPCTFLLTLLLWATSFTLATLATLKTRSSRLCLPMSSFASGEGKVILYLYVTDFICCVAVVSVSYVMIAQALRRNAQVRKCPPAVAVNASRPQPFAGPPAAGEGGCVQTAVPALYRNQGYSKPQHLQTHGYTKHLSQPPATSAGRLQLVSAVNLSTAKDSKAVVTCVVIVLSVLVCCLPLGISLMQDMLSSSSGFVLYQFELCGFTLIFFKSGLNPFIYSRNSAGLRRRVLWCLQYVAVVFFCCKQKTRLQAMGKGSLEVNRNKSSHHETNSAYVLSPKPQKKIMDQACAPTHSKESVLSPKASVRHQHYAQSSSTPMNTRIEPYYSIYNSSPSQEGSTPNSVQPVSSAFGFAKSYVAMHYHATSDPRRDCHTASTKQIPVPSV; encoded by the coding sequence ATGAACGCGTCAGGGCGGCTGCCGGCGGGGGGCCAGGAGGAGCCCCCCGGGGCCTCGCTGCTGCCGCTGGGCCGGAACGGCAGCGCCACGGACCCTCGGGAGGGGACCCACGCCGTCACCTTGGCGGCCTGCGCCTCCCTGCTGGCTCTGGTCTTCTGCCTTGGTTCCTACGGCAACCTCATCGTCCTCCTGTCCTTCTTCGACCCGGCCCTCAGGAAATTCAGGACCAACTTCGACTTCATGATCCTCAACCTCTCCTTCTGTGACCTCTTCATCTGCGGGGTGGCCGCCCCCATGTTCGCCTTCGTCCTCTTCTTCGACTCGGGCCGAGGTGTCCCGGGTGCCTTCTGCTTCACCTTCCACCTCACCAGCTCTGGGTTCATCATCATGTCACTCAAGACGGTGGCGGTCATTGCCCTGCACCGGCTGCGCAtggtgctggggaagcagcCGCACCGCGCTGCCTCTTTCCCCTGCACCTTCCTCCTCACCCTGCTCCTCTGGGCCACCAGCTTCACCCTGGCCACCTTGGCCACCCTGAAGACCCGCAGCTCCCGGCTCTGCCTGCCCATGTCTAGCTTCGCCAGTGGTGAGGGGAAAGTCATCCTCTACCTCTATGTCACCGATTTCATCTGCTGCGTGGCTGTGGTGTCCGTCTCCTATGTCATGATCGCCCAGGCCCTGCGGAGGAATGCCCAGGTGAGGAAGTGCCCGCCTGCGGTGGCTGTGAATGCCTCCAGACCGCAGCCCTTTGCGGGGCCACCAGCCGCCGGGGAGGGAGGCTGTGTCCAGACTGCCGTGCCTGCCTTGTACAGGAACCAGGGCTACAGCAAGCCGCAGCACCTCCAGACGCATGGCTACACCAAACACCTCAGCCAGCCACCAGCCACCTCTGCTGGCCGGCTCCAGCTGGTGTCGGCGGTCAACCTGTCCACAGCCAAGGACTCCAAAGCAGTGGTGACCTGTGTTGTCATCGTGCTCTCTGTTCTGGTTTGCTGCTTGCCTCTGGGCATTTCTTTGATGCAGGACATGCTGTCCAGCAGCAGTGGCTTTGTTCTCTACCAGTTTGAGCTCTGTGGATTTAccctcatttttttcaaatctggATTGAATCCTTTTATATATTCCCGCAACAGTGCTGGACTGAGGAGACGAGTCCTCTGGTGTCTGCAGTACGTAGCTGttgtctttttctgctgcaagCAGAAGACAAGGCTTCAGGCCATGGGCAAGGGCAGCCTGGAAGTCAACAGGAACAAGTCATCCCACCACGAAACCAATTCAGCCTACGTGTTGTCTCCAAAACCTCAGAAAAAGATTATGGACCAAGCCTGTGCTCCTACCCACTCCAAGGAAAGCGTGCTGAGTCCCAAGGCTTCTGTCAGGCATCAGCACTACGCACAGAGCAGCTCAACCCCCATGAACACCCGAATTGAACCCTATTACAGTATCTATAACAGCAGCCCTTCCCAGGAAGGGAGCACCCCCAACAGCGTACAGCCGGTGAGCTCAGCTTTCGGGTTTGCCAAGTCCTACGTTGCCATGCATTATCACGCTACCAGCGACCCGCGGCGGGACTGCCACACCGCCTCGACGAAGCAGATCCCAGTGCCCTCAGTGTAA